DNA sequence from the Cohnella herbarum genome:
GAATCGTAAAGGTCAATACCATTGTTCTTCTTGCTTAGACGTGCTTGTTCGTTGTTATTCGCCCCTGACCAGCTAATCCGATTATTCTTGATCATCCCTCTGTCTGCATTGCGAAGCATAATACCGAAACCTCGCGTCTCGATCGAAAGATTTTCTAGGGATACGTAGTCTGACTTCACAACAATAGCCGACGATTCACCTGCTACCTGTTGAACAATCGATATCCCCTGAATAACGGCATCGTTCGAACGAATCTCGATAACCGTTTGCTTGCCGTCAGCGGTTACGACTGCCTTGCGGCTCCCTTTAATCGTCAGTTTCTTATCTATGATGGCCGGCCCCAGATACTTCCCGTCTTCAAGCACGATCGTATCGCCCGGCTTGGCATCGTCTATCAAATTCTGCAACGCTCTTGAAGGCGCTTCTGCGCTATTCGAGTGAGCCGCACCGAGCATCGAAGCAACCGAAATGAACAATATTGCATTTGTTAAACAGATCAACTTAATAAGCTTGTTTTTCATTCCATCACAACCAGCGGTTTTTTCTTTGTAATATGAATATCTTGATTGTATAAATGGATGTACACATCGTATTTTGCTGCATTCTTAAATACGTACGGAGCCGTATACTTTCCCTTTCCTTTTGATTCGACCTCTTGAATCAGATCGGGTAAGCCGCTGTTATCCGAATGACGGATTTCAAACTGCACGTCGGTGTTTTTCTCGTCTACTAACCCTGTGATCGTAACCTGAAGATTCGTTTCTTCCCCCGAACGAGCCTGCTCCGGGATCGTGCTTAATTCTACTTTTACATTTTTGGGATCCTGGT
Encoded proteins:
- a CDS encoding filamin/ABP280 repeat domain-containing protein, whose translation is MGNLFGRLLLAISVILVVLTGCGSSASTGDQDPKNVKVELSTIPEQARSGEETNLQVTITGLVDEKNTDVQFEIRHSDNSGLPDLIQEVESKGKGKYTAPYVFKNAAKYDVYIHLYNQDIHITKKKPLVVME